A stretch of DNA from Glycine max cultivar Williams 82 chromosome 18, Glycine_max_v4.0, whole genome shotgun sequence:
GTTGCTAAATTTCGTTGGTAATGCAGACATTTTCGACAGAATACATTCCATGAGAAATATTccgtcaataataataatttttcttgtaaTGTCAGAATGATTCTATTTCAAAGTGAACAAAATAGTCATCAAGTAAAAtgaaggacaataatatttttttaattagttaatgacAAAACAATCattttctattaaattattaaaatactcagcatattaaataattattaataccaGAAAAACTTACGACAACAGGTAAATTTTCTTTGTGCATTATACACATGGAAAAAAACTTCTCCACCGGAGTTGCACCTATGTTTCAAGCATAATTgcttaaaattatttgaaacttTACAATAACTTATGTTGTCCACTTAATAAATAGACAACAATATCTTTTCAACCATTCACAATATAAAGCATTACACAAGCGTGTCCTAGATAtctcaattgaaatattttggTTGTTTATGCTTTGCTGGAACTCTACAttctaaaagaaagaaattaattggACAACAACTCAACACTAAGCTAGTCAACCAAAGTTCGAAGGACACTACCTCCACCATCTTCACAGTCTAAGGTTAGTTATCCTTTTTCTTACTTTCTTCTCTATGATAATCTCGCAAATTCACaacaacatttttctttatcaatttattcTAGTCCAAAACCACCACCTATGCAAAAAAGTTGCAATACACAAACATTGGAATGATGTTACTAAATGGCTTGGGGAAGAATCAAACTTAGCTTCCCATcccttcttccttttgaaaagaAGGAAATTGATTGCAAGTGGATTTTCAAGTTGAAGCACAAATCTATTAGTAAGGTTGAAAAGCATGCATAAAGCACAATTGGTTGCCAAGGAATTTAGTCAAACTTGTGGGATTGACTTGTTGAAAACCTTTAGTCTTGTTGCCAAAATGACAACAAttctagttttctcttgcatacgcATACCGTTGGCACCTACACCAATTAAGTGTCAacacaattaatatttcttaaCGATGACTTTCATGAAGAAGTATATATGAAACTTCCTCAAGGCCTAGTTCTATAAGACTTTGACTTGGTCTGCAAACTCTAGAAATCCTTCTATAGTTTCTAGTTATAGCCAATCCAAGGCAAATTACTCTTTATTTGTTAATGCTTCTAATTTCACGACCAAACTTATACATATTGATGACTTGGCTCTTGTTGGCAGTGATCTTCATGAAATCACCAAGATGATCGAAAGCAATTATTGAATACAAGATAaagtgtttaaaaaattaagaagaataaAACATCAACATAAACTAATATAGAGAATATTTtcttagattaattttttagcAATTGATCTAAAATGtaggttttaattaattttataaatgttaTCACTTCATATACTAAATcgatataaaatattgatttataattcatatttttagtaCAAAATTTGTATTGCTTATTAGACCTGAATTAAAGCAAACCCGAGTCTAAATCATAGACTTTTTTGGACAAACCTTTTTATATACATCAATTAAAGCAAACCCAAATTTAAATCATAGACCTTATTTGGATAAATCtttttatatgtaattatagaagaacaaaaaaaaacttatctcgcaatctaaaattaatttatgtataagttaaataagttttttagagATGTTAAAAtcgtttaaattttatgaaaatcttattttaacttgtgcataaattatgtttagcttataagaaaattttgttttttatttttatttttttattttctatttttataaatatttatgaaaagttATCCAAATATAATTATACTAATTTGAGCAATCTATTTGcactaaataaaattataaaaataatttatgacccTTGCCATGATTATCTTTCACGCATACATATTCACGACattaaagtttcaatttttaaccAGATTAACTTTATGGCACTCTTCCCaacttttctattttaaattcaatcattcacaTCTACACTACCATATAACTTTAAGATTTCCGAAAGTCAAAAGGCCAACTGgacaagaaaaatgtttattgcAGGTTGCTTGGAAACACATAATTAATGGTTAAGTAACCCAGTGTACGAATATGCAAAATAATGTaagataagttttaattgaaataaactatttaaatatgaaataattgaGTACAAATATGAGCCCCTAGCATTCATACTTCTTTGTTGAATggtaaaatatcaattctttgTCAATTGAATCATATTATTTTGCATGTGAAGCTACATGCTTTTTGGCAATGGCGTGCACACGATTGAAAGATTTATTAATACTTTAAGAAAcgaattaaatatttgaatcacATAAGGAAGTACAAATACAATAGTAATTTTCTTCATTCATATTGATTCATTTTCAATGAGGTTCACAAGAaccacaggaaaaaaaaatgaagtttacCTGGTaaagaaaatgtaaattatCATTTGGTTGCATAAATTAGAGAGATTTGGTGGTCTTTAccaagaagagagagagagagagggtaaATGTATcagataattaaaattagattaattaaataaaaaactattatgCTTCAAACGTTTTTAGTGATTgcaaattacttttaaattgaaagaaaaatcttaTCAAATAGAGTTAAAATCAACTGCGCTTCATGATATATAGAAAATGTTAGACAATAAATTggtggaaaaaaaagaaagaatagaacctgttaaaaaaacatgtaaCAAATTTAGCATGGGACGGCGTGTAAGGATGAAACACTTcatcaaacatatttaagccaacGTCTTAAATATGCTTTTTTCTCCAATACGTtagtgtttttatattttgtttcttataagTTTATTAGTCTCCAtaagtttgatatttttttaaatttagtttctgttagatattttatttatttttaatctttgtaggtttatgtttttttaattataatttttaaaagattttaatttttttatttatagtcccGTAAGTTCTTGTTTACCGCAACTAAAgttgaaaaaacataaatatattgaaactaaaaataaataaaatatcttgaatcaaaattaaaaatacataaatttacaatgattaaaattaaaaaaaaacttatatgaactaaaaaaaacacCTGTTTACCGGAAAAAAGACATATTTAAAGCCATGAAAAAGcttggtaataaaaaaaaaggaaaagacaagaaaataaaagttgaaaGAAAAACTATTAAGATAAGACATGTGAGGATAAATTAAGAAACACGCCATAAAAATAGCAtagtaataagaaaaaaaagtcaaatcttgtaagaaaaaaacactttggtataatttgtcatttttttttttaggataaagacaatatttatagtattttttataattcatactttattattattgttattattatttaacatttttgtattttaaaaaagttaaaattattaattatttttttttaaaaatccctTTCCAAGatttttccttttaccaatcagatttacatttttatatttttctattaatacTTCCATTCCCATCTGAAATATCCACAATTATAgtattaacttaattattttttaaatttacttttatctttgtaaattgatattatttattttttaataatttcttatgtctaattatacatatttcttttgattttaaatgtattttattttattttgaaaataatttaattaaaatatacttaaaGTGTAAATGAATTTTATACTATGGCACAATCGTATAGTTgataaattcattaattttgtaataaccacttaataaattaatctataatattttttaattagttaagcaTTAACAATGTAAGAAAATCAAaccattttaaatattatataaataaaaaacattggtATATACAAAATActgattaataatattaaaaagtaaataataaatgtttgttAAATTCTTGATACCttaaataatttactttttagtcaatattcttcatttttaatttcttgactAATTAACAATGCCATAAGCACATAAGGACTTTCTTGAAgaaattttggaagaaaaaaaaatctgcaaAATAGTAGtacatgataaaagaaaaaaaaaagaaattgttgttattttttttataaacaatagtattaaataatacttttttttttaaagaattcttaatattttacttGCTTGCAAcgtgaggaagaagaaagacgAGAGAGAGAGGGATAGAAAGATTGCGCGTTTTTGTTTTACAAACAGAGCATCGATCGGAAAGAACACACAGAAGACAATGGCCACACAGACGCAAGATCCACGttcaaaccctaaccctaatccCAATGCAATGTCGGCAACGCCATCTTCCTCCTTCTTCATCCGCGCCGCCGGCGGCAACGGTCCCTCCGCCGCTCCCGTCGCCGGCTCCGGCGAGTCGCACTCGCACCACCGGAGGGCGCACTCGGAGGTCAGCTTCCGGCTGCCGGATGACATGATTGACTTGTCGCCGTCGGATCCGTTCAACGGCGGATCCTCGACGGCGAGCTTCGAGGAGATCGGATCCGAGGACGACCTGTTCTCCACCTACATTGACGTCGAGAAGCTCGGGGCTGGACGCGGCGGAAACGGATCGGATCAGAGCGGTTATGGAAATGGCGCCGGCAGCAGCTGCTACAACGACGGCGAGAAGAGTCCGAGCACCGCCGCTGCGCGGCCGAGACACCGGCACAGTAGCTCCGTCGACGGTTCCACGTCGACGAGCATGTTCGGAGAGATCATGGATGCGAAGAAAGCCATGCCTCCTGATAAGCTCGCAGAGCTTTGGAACATTGATCCAAAGCGTGCCAAAAGGTCTCTTCTATCATCCTTCACTTCAATTTCTTTCTGAATTTGTTTTCGTTCTTTGATTTTGGTTTCAGAATCCGAATGCGATGGTTTAAAGTTGATGTCACGTAAATTTCTCTCTACTGtgttttcataattaattaattaatttttttctgtcTGAGTTCTTAGAATTTCGCATTGCTCCATGGAAGTTAAAAATtggtatttatttatatatatattctttgattatttaatttcctattaaaacaatgaaaattgaaGGTTGGCTTGTCAATGTAATTAGTTGATGTAAGACTGATTTGGACTCAGTTGACATTGATTTGGGAATCTTATGTTTGACGTTGATATTTTGATAGTAGCTTGTTTCCATAACTTAGCGCACGTTTagattcacacacacacactacaTGATCATTCAATTGTATAAAGTTGGTTGCTGCGGAAAAATCCTGCCTTGGTATTTTGTAATGGGATATGATTTAAATGACTGAGAGGTGGAAAATGATTGATTTCTGAATAGACAAAGAGTTTGACACTTCAGTTGCATTGAACTACGAAATTGGGGACTATTGTAGGAAAATATGATTGATGTGGTGCCATTAGAGGTTGCATGATCAGTCTGGAGAATTTCAAAACTGCAATATTGTTGCAATTGCTGgttgttttttaaaatcatcCATCATTaagaactttcttttttttctgtaaattattttaaatctacTGTCATTAACGTGATTCATCGTAATTTCTGAATATGTAGAGACACCGTGAAGAATCTTCTTTCCTTTAAAGTGTATATTGTTTTGATATAGATCTTTCGATCTATATCTAGAACTGCTGTGGGATGGTAATAAAATAGCTATGTATGCTTGTTGAATGTTTGAGCTTTTAAAATGGCAATGAAAGGTTGCAAATGTGAGAGTGAGGGTTATGCCAGACAGCCAGAGACAATACTATCTAGTTTTATTCACTAATTTGCAGTACCTGTAATTTAGTAGTTgggatggatttttttttaattgttattctcaACAAGTATTGTTGTTTTGTATAGAATACTGGCTAATCGGCAATCTGCCGCAcgttcaaaagaaagaaaggcaCGCTATATACAAGAACTTGAGCGCAAAGTCCAGACCCTTCAGACTGAAGCAACAACACTTTCTGCCCAACTTACACTGTACCAGGTTTGTGTTGACTTGTATCTAAAAGCGATATTTCTTTGACCTTGTGTAAGCATATCTTCTCACCAGCTGCTGAAACGATGCACTTAAATTATAGCTTGAGATATATCTTTCTTGGTATTATTTTAGTGACAAAAATATCACATTTAGGTAATTAGATGcagtcttcttttttatttttcttcacaaATTCCTCTGTTTTATTGTACAGAAATCTTTATCTTATAGGTTTGtgatttaattttaca
This window harbors:
- the LOC100790732 gene encoding transcription factor RF2b, yielding MATQTQDPRSNPNPNPNAMSATPSSSFFIRAAGGNGPSAAPVAGSGESHSHHRRAHSEVSFRLPDDMIDLSPSDPFNGGSSTASFEEIGSEDDLFSTYIDVEKLGAGRGGNGSDQSGYGNGAGSSCYNDGEKSPSTAAARPRHRHSSSVDGSTSTSMFGEIMDAKKAMPPDKLAELWNIDPKRAKRILANRQSAARSKERKARYIQELERKVQTLQTEATTLSAQLTLYQRDTTGLSSENTELKLRLQAMEQQAQLRDVLNDALMKEVERLKIATGEALNQSESFNLGMHQMPYAGSNFFSIPPHSGPSGHQNMQLPPFGHSHSTVPTHQLQQTNSHQMSDILQNDQLGRLQGLDISSKGTPVVKSEGPSISANESSTTF